The following proteins are encoded in a genomic region of Paenibacillus sp. FSL H3-0469:
- a CDS encoding family 10 glycosylhydrolase, giving the protein MAFTLRSRFMAVLSLVLVSSVAGGSVPVMAEDESNPPFETEVIVRTVNQFKNLADVQNFIALSTTYGVDVISMNVKQDEDDEVPSGSVFYQSDIAPIAQGYQNFDALQAVITAAHAAGIKVHAWIPQFHDQQAFLAHDEWQMQALVDGVQTPFTGSNGNEYFVNPVHHEVQQYERSIIQEVIGNYDVDGVVLDWIRFDNYNMDVSDYTVAKYQAQFGYSPLSIDFDTDSPQRQQWNEWRTEQIGQYVGDIREDISQSANPDVPLSVYILPPEFTEVGQNVAKFKDEIDFVAPMAYFDDWEFNSDWVYSTSYGILKDTSDRISGSNVDIVATLDNDWTDDQYQEVYKGIRENYPGVKRLSFFAYGAWPEEELANIHERETWPTPGWTAPVEQNYPAQLPAVWKARNIGSMPGNATYNASNKQFTLSSSSTDIWGNGDQLNYIYQPVSGNAEIVVKVQSASWLDGWAKAGIMIRESLSHNSRHADMMLTPANGATFQYRTETAGSMADHTAAASVPKWLKLTRNGNTFKGSISANGSSWQTVGTIQIPMKHKVYIGIALSNPGNDSRNKAVFGNVKVTD; this is encoded by the coding sequence ATGGCATTTACGCTGAGATCAAGGTTTATGGCAGTGTTAAGCTTGGTGTTGGTTTCTTCGGTAGCGGGTGGTTCTGTTCCGGTGATGGCCGAGGATGAGAGTAATCCCCCTTTTGAGACGGAAGTGATTGTACGGACCGTGAACCAGTTCAAGAACCTGGCGGATGTCCAGAACTTCATCGCGCTGTCCACAACCTACGGCGTCGATGTCATCAGCATGAACGTGAAGCAGGATGAAGATGATGAGGTTCCGTCCGGCAGTGTATTTTATCAGAGTGATATCGCTCCCATCGCCCAGGGTTACCAGAATTTCGATGCTCTGCAGGCTGTCATTACGGCGGCCCATGCCGCAGGAATCAAGGTTCATGCCTGGATTCCCCAGTTCCACGACCAGCAGGCCTTCCTCGCTCACGATGAATGGCAGATGCAGGCGCTTGTGGACGGGGTTCAGACTCCGTTTACAGGCTCTAACGGCAACGAATATTTCGTCAATCCGGTTCACCATGAGGTTCAGCAGTATGAGCGTTCCATCATTCAGGAAGTGATCGGGAATTATGATGTGGACGGTGTTGTGCTGGACTGGATCCGCTTCGACAATTACAACATGGACGTCAGTGATTACACAGTTGCGAAGTATCAGGCTCAGTTCGGATATTCGCCGCTCAGCATTGACTTTGATACGGATTCACCGCAGCGCCAGCAGTGGAATGAATGGAGAACCGAACAAATTGGACAGTATGTAGGCGATATCCGTGAGGATATTTCCCAGTCCGCGAATCCGGATGTGCCGCTCAGTGTGTATATTTTGCCGCCGGAATTCACAGAGGTTGGACAGAATGTTGCCAAGTTCAAGGATGAGATCGACTTCGTTGCACCGATGGCGTACTTCGATGACTGGGAATTCAACAGTGATTGGGTATACAGTACCTCCTACGGCATCCTGAAGGATACGAGTGACCGGATCAGCGGCAGTAATGTGGACATTGTAGCTACCCTGGATAATGACTGGACCGATGATCAATATCAGGAGGTGTACAAAGGCATCCGTGAGAATTATCCGGGCGTGAAGCGCCTGTCGTTCTTTGCCTACGGGGCCTGGCCGGAAGAGGAACTGGCGAACATCCATGAACGGGAGACCTGGCCGACGCCAGGCTGGACGGCTCCGGTAGAGCAGAATTATCCGGCCCAGCTGCCTGCGGTATGGAAGGCGCGGAATATCGGTTCCATGCCGGGGAACGCCACCTACAATGCTTCCAATAAGCAATTTACACTCAGCAGCAGCTCAACGGATATTTGGGGCAATGGGGATCAGCTGAATTATATCTATCAACCCGTGAGCGGCAATGCGGAGATCGTGGTCAAGGTGCAGTCCGCCAGCTGGCTGGACGGCTGGGCCAAGGCTGGTATTATGATCCGGGAGTCGCTGAGTCATAATTCCAGGCACGCGGATATGATGCTAACCCCTGCGAATGGGGCCACCTTCCAGTATCGAACAGAAACTGCGGGCAGTATGGCCGACCATACCGCAGCTGCCTCGGTTCCGAAATGGCTGAAGCTGACGAGAAACGGCAATACGTTCAAAGGGTCTATATCGGCCAACGGAAGCAGTTGGCAGACGGTCGGAACCATTCAGATCCCCATGAAGCATAAAGTGTATATCGGGATTGCCCTCAGTAATCCCGGGAATGATTCGCGGAACAAAGCTGTGTTTGGAAATGTGAAGGTTACGGATTAA